From Thermogladius calderae 1633, a single genomic window includes:
- a CDS encoding amidohydrolase, whose protein sequence is MLVRSRRRIIANYRPLVVAESLVLYGETVVAVGNYEDMKNALAGSDYTELESEYVLAPGFVDAHAHPDSLGYNLVLGGKMETSSVKDVLEKLGESRVVAGWVVPPRIDPSSLREGRMPYYWEIDAYVRDKPVLIQHISGHMASLNSVGIALAREVLGQIRFGDLEKGWLYEEDLWRLLTHIRSSMREPELEEALLLGLREFESKGVTAVGAAGLSFREVEALKRLDKEGKLPIRVYGYVIYTGGPDFDYDYVEKLLYETWGDRSSRFRINGLKVILDGALGPRTAYLSSDYSDEPGRRGFLNYNEEELEKVFAEASRRNLQVAVHVIGDAALEVALRVARRVRDLYLRLEHVSLVRDDQLGYIKELGPVLVVQPHFVISDKWMTQRVGCDRIRWVYRFKELADVAVTAYSTDAPVEPVDPFETVYAAVTRGLYDDVDYARASLRNAVTVAEALAHYTVDAGLALGDPRLGCLLPGCYADIVELSDDPLLQYDPVKVRGLKASVVKLIKGSK, encoded by the coding sequence GTGCTCGTTAGGAGTAGGAGGAGGATTATAGCGAACTACAGGCCCCTAGTAGTTGCCGAGTCTCTCGTCCTATACGGGGAGACGGTTGTAGCCGTCGGTAATTACGAGGACATGAAGAATGCACTAGCAGGGTCAGACTACACCGAGTTGGAGTCCGAGTACGTGCTCGCCCCAGGGTTCGTGGACGCCCACGCACACCCGGACTCGCTGGGCTACAACCTGGTTCTCGGGGGAAAGATGGAGACTTCGAGCGTTAAGGACGTCCTGGAGAAGCTCGGAGAGAGCAGAGTCGTCGCAGGCTGGGTGGTACCCCCGAGAATAGACCCCTCCAGCCTCCGAGAGGGTAGAATGCCGTACTACTGGGAGATAGACGCCTACGTTCGCGACAAACCGGTTTTGATACAGCACATATCGGGCCACATGGCCTCCCTCAACAGTGTTGGGATAGCCCTGGCTAGAGAGGTGCTAGGCCAGATCAGGTTCGGTGACTTGGAAAAGGGCTGGCTCTACGAGGAAGACCTGTGGAGGCTCCTGACACACATCAGGTCGTCGATGCGAGAACCAGAACTAGAAGAAGCCCTGCTACTCGGACTGAGGGAGTTCGAGTCTAAAGGTGTGACTGCGGTCGGGGCCGCAGGCCTCTCCTTCAGGGAGGTGGAGGCGCTTAAGCGGCTTGACAAGGAGGGTAAACTCCCTATCAGGGTTTACGGCTACGTGATATACACTGGAGGGCCAGACTTCGACTACGACTACGTCGAGAAACTATTGTACGAGACTTGGGGAGACCGCTCGAGCAGGTTCAGGATCAACGGTTTAAAGGTGATCCTAGACGGTGCGCTAGGGCCGCGAACGGCTTACCTGTCCAGCGACTACTCTGACGAACCAGGGAGACGAGGCTTCTTGAACTACAACGAAGAGGAGCTCGAGAAGGTCTTCGCCGAGGCGAGCCGTAGGAATCTCCAGGTCGCTGTTCACGTGATCGGAGACGCCGCTTTAGAGGTCGCACTAAGAGTCGCGAGGAGAGTCAGGGACCTCTATCTGAGGTTGGAGCACGTCTCCCTTGTCAGAGACGACCAACTCGGATACATCAAGGAGCTCGGGCCGGTACTCGTAGTACAACCACACTTTGTAATCTCAGACAAGTGGATGACCCAGAGAGTGGGGTGTGATAGGATCCGGTGGGTCTACAGGTTCAAGGAGCTTGCGGACGTAGCGGTCACAGCGTACTCGACGGACGCCCCCGTGGAGCCAGTAGACCCGTTCGAGACGGTCTACGCCGCCGTCACGAGAGGTCTGTACGACGACGTGGACTACGCTCGTGCGTCTCTTAGGAACGCGGTCACGGTAGCCGAGGCGCTCGCACACTACACGGTAGACGCTGGGCTCGCCCTCGGAGACCCGAGACTCGGATGCCTGCTACCAGGGTGCTACGCAGACATAGTCGAGCTGAGCGACGACCCTCTTCTCCAGTACGACCCTGTTAAAGTCCGTGGTCTAAAGGCTAGTGTTGTCAAGTTGATAAAGGGGTCTAAGTAA
- the gapN gene encoding NADP-dependent glyceraldehyde-3-phosphate dehydrogenase, whose product MVELKLSKFFESIHHTREGRPYFKAYAAGEWVESAEWTPVYSPIDDSVIGYVPKLTYGDVDKVVGRVYEQGRWSIRNTPGYKRVSLMFRIADLLEKYSEDFVQALVLNTGKTYPQAKGELNASISRLRDSTLDARKVPGEYIAGDWDQSTLETEAIVRKEPFGVVLAIIPFNYPLFDSVTKFVYSAISGNAVIIKPPSADPLPVLMFAKVVEESGFPRDSFAVLTLPGKETDPLVADKRISVVSLTGSSSTGRHVLAVGGVKQYIMELGGGDPAIVLADADLDQAAKAVAAGIYSYAGQRCDAIKLILVEEKVYEEFKKRLVEELKKVKVGDPRDSSTVMGPLISRDAVENMMGAIKDALAKGGVLLYGGRHLGGNYVEPTLVEISSHEKLAEMRLYKEEVFAPVALITSFRDLDEAIKIANGREYGLDAAVFGKDVDRIRKVIRYLEVGAVYVNDMPRHGIGYYPFGGRKSSGIGREGIGYSVEYVMTTKTVIFNFKGKGVYNYLI is encoded by the coding sequence ATGGTCGAGCTCAAGCTATCGAAGTTCTTCGAAAGCATTCACCACACGAGAGAGGGCAGGCCCTACTTCAAGGCCTACGCTGCTGGTGAGTGGGTCGAGTCCGCCGAGTGGACCCCGGTCTACTCCCCAATAGACGACTCGGTCATCGGCTATGTACCCAAACTGACTTACGGGGACGTCGACAAGGTAGTGGGCAGGGTCTACGAGCAGGGGAGGTGGAGTATCAGGAACACCCCGGGTTACAAGCGTGTCTCCCTCATGTTTAGGATAGCCGACCTCTTAGAGAAGTACTCCGAGGACTTCGTTCAGGCTCTCGTCCTGAACACTGGCAAGACTTATCCCCAGGCTAAGGGGGAGCTGAACGCGAGTATCAGTAGGTTAAGGGACTCGACACTCGACGCCAGGAAAGTACCCGGCGAGTACATAGCTGGTGACTGGGACCAGTCGACGCTGGAAACCGAGGCCATCGTGAGGAAGGAGCCGTTCGGCGTAGTCCTCGCTATAATTCCCTTCAACTACCCACTGTTCGACTCTGTTACCAAGTTCGTCTACAGCGCTATCAGCGGTAACGCGGTGATCATAAAGCCGCCCAGCGCAGACCCTCTACCCGTCTTGATGTTCGCCAAGGTCGTAGAGGAGTCTGGCTTCCCGAGAGACTCCTTTGCTGTATTAACGCTACCGGGCAAGGAGACAGACCCACTCGTCGCCGACAAGAGGATCTCCGTGGTAAGCCTCACCGGGAGCTCGTCGACGGGTAGGCACGTCCTCGCCGTGGGGGGTGTAAAGCAGTACATTATGGAGCTGGGTGGAGGCGACCCTGCTATAGTCCTCGCGGACGCTGACCTAGACCAGGCAGCGAAGGCCGTGGCAGCAGGAATTTACAGCTACGCAGGCCAGAGGTGCGACGCTATCAAGCTTATACTGGTCGAAGAAAAAGTGTACGAGGAGTTCAAGAAGAGGCTCGTCGAAGAGCTTAAGAAAGTGAAAGTAGGCGATCCCCGCGACTCCTCGACGGTTATGGGACCTCTGATTAGCCGGGACGCCGTCGAGAACATGATGGGCGCGATTAAAGACGCCCTAGCGAAAGGCGGTGTTCTACTCTACGGCGGAAGGCACTTAGGCGGCAACTACGTAGAGCCCACGCTTGTCGAGATCTCCTCCCACGAAAAACTAGCTGAGATGAGGCTCTACAAGGAGGAGGTCTTCGCACCCGTAGCCCTGATAACGTCGTTCAGAGACCTCGATGAGGCGATAAAGATCGCCAACGGAAGGGAATACGGACTAGACGCCGCCGTCTTCGGGAAGGATGTAGACCGGATCAGGAAAGTGATCAGGTACCTCGAGGTGGGTGCCGTTTACGTTAACGACATGCCGAGGCACGGCATCGGCTACTATCCCTTTGGTGGTAGGAAGAGTAGCGGCATTGGTAGAGAGGGCATCGGCTATAGCGTAGAGTATGTGATGACAACTAAGACCGTCATATTCAACTTCAAGGGCAAGGGAGTGTACAACTACCTCATCTAA
- a CDS encoding threonine synthase, producing the protein MFVTHLKCSKCGRVYKLEEKPVTCVNKDLGRLDVYYDYEAIASSVSREELAKRPFYMWRYKEFLPVPSEEYIVTLGEGGTPLLKAKRLGERLGLKNLYLKDETRNPTGSFKDRAMSVSVSMAKYFGFKRAVIASSGNAAASLAAYGAKAGIEVYAFVPDFAGFGKIAQLLYYGAKVFKVKWTEAEDPTVKMMRVLSERYGFYPSPSFGVFNPYQIEGPKTISMEIVEQLGWRLPDQVFVPTGAASLLTGVFNGFRDWNQVGWITGYPRLVAVQPEGNYPFVRAWMERADPNKIRPWEKPPETIATGLEDTFPWDGDAGLRALYKTNGYGVVVKDDEIVEAMKLLASLEGVFAEPSGAAGLAGLIKAIEDRQVDKDETVVVLVTGHGLKDPDIVKKTAGDVPLINPAEEEFFAAARKYYGSEF; encoded by the coding sequence ATGTTCGTTACACACTTGAAGTGTAGTAAGTGTGGGAGGGTGTACAAGCTAGAGGAGAAGCCTGTCACGTGCGTCAACAAGGACTTGGGGAGGCTCGATGTCTACTACGACTACGAGGCGATCGCCTCAAGTGTAAGCAGGGAGGAGCTGGCCAAGAGGCCTTTCTACATGTGGAGGTACAAGGAGTTCCTGCCGGTCCCCAGCGAGGAGTACATTGTCACGCTCGGGGAGGGCGGGACACCGCTACTAAAGGCTAAGAGGCTCGGCGAGAGGCTCGGCCTGAAGAACCTCTACTTGAAGGACGAGACCAGGAACCCCACCGGTAGCTTCAAGGACAGAGCAATGAGCGTCTCGGTCTCGATGGCAAAGTACTTCGGGTTCAAGAGAGCGGTTATTGCGAGTAGCGGTAACGCCGCTGCTTCACTGGCCGCCTACGGCGCTAAGGCGGGCATCGAAGTATACGCATTCGTGCCCGACTTCGCCGGCTTCGGCAAGATAGCCCAGCTCCTGTACTACGGGGCCAAGGTCTTCAAGGTAAAGTGGACTGAGGCAGAGGACCCCACCGTTAAAATGATGAGAGTACTCAGCGAGAGGTACGGCTTCTATCCCAGCCCCAGCTTCGGGGTCTTCAACCCCTACCAGATAGAAGGCCCGAAGACCATCTCCATGGAGATCGTCGAGCAGTTGGGCTGGAGACTACCAGACCAGGTATTCGTTCCCACAGGTGCCGCAAGCCTCCTCACAGGCGTCTTCAACGGCTTCAGGGACTGGAACCAGGTCGGCTGGATAACCGGGTACCCGAGGCTAGTGGCTGTTCAGCCGGAGGGCAACTACCCGTTCGTTAGGGCGTGGATGGAGAGGGCCGACCCCAACAAGATAAGGCCGTGGGAGAAGCCGCCAGAGACGATTGCTACAGGGTTAGAAGACACATTCCCGTGGGATGGAGACGCCGGCCTCAGAGCCCTTTACAAGACTAACGGTTACGGTGTCGTTGTGAAAGACGACGAGATCGTAGAGGCGATGAAGCTGCTTGCCAGCCTTGAAGGGGTCTTCGCCGAGCCCAGTGGAGCGGCGGGGTTAGCAGGCCTGATCAAGGCGATTGAGGACAGGCAGGTCGACAAGGACGAGACAGTAGTCGTGTTAGTGACCGGACACGGCCTGAAAGACCCCGACATAGTCAAGAAAACAGCAGGCGACGTACCCTTAATCAACCCCGCCGAAGAAGAGTTCTTCGCAGCCGCAAGAAAGTACTACGGGTCGGAGTTCTGA
- a CDS encoding phosphate regulatory protein translates to MEASKTVTKIVESISEETFKSLDIIMSSLKTGSITDGDYIELYQSTLRQQMLRRELYTYVFESIARYRPVGRLLWYYTVLLDAAYDLYRISRYSWEIARVVKIFGTVDVGRDVYESLSEAVKELKAFVNKLLRGETDTINVDRLLELEKESDERYLAALKAAASKGSFSREEVARLLILRHVERMLDHVEYLASRITH, encoded by the coding sequence GTGGAGGCTAGTAAGACTGTAACAAAGATCGTCGAGTCGATCTCCGAGGAGACCTTTAAGTCCCTCGACATAATCATGTCGTCTCTTAAGACCGGGTCGATAACCGACGGCGACTACATAGAGCTGTACCAATCGACTCTGAGACAACAAATGCTGAGACGCGAGCTGTACACGTACGTGTTCGAGTCGATCGCGAGGTATAGGCCCGTGGGTAGGCTGCTCTGGTACTACACCGTGCTCCTCGACGCCGCCTACGACCTGTACAGGATCTCCAGGTACTCGTGGGAGATCGCTAGGGTTGTGAAGATCTTTGGAACAGTTGACGTTGGGAGGGACGTATACGAGTCGCTATCCGAGGCCGTGAAGGAGCTGAAAGCCTTCGTGAACAAACTACTGAGAGGCGAGACCGACACTATCAACGTGGACAGACTTCTAGAACTTGAGAAGGAGAGCGATGAGAGGTACCTCGCAGCGCTTAAGGCCGCGGCATCGAAGGGATCGTTTTCCAGAGAAGAGGTGGCCCGGCTACTAATACTCAGGCACGTCGAGAGGATGTTGGACCACGTTGAGTACCTGGCCTCCAGGATCACGCACTAG
- a CDS encoding phosphate ABC transporter ATP-binding protein, with protein MRCHIRSIDFRLWINNVEILKGVEFCAPKNSISVIVGPSGSGKSTFLKSINRIVELNTNVRWQGDILLNGVSLFDMDPVEVRRRIAMVFQTPNPFPHLTVFENVALPAKVNGVAKDKGALRELVKWALEKAMLWDEVKDKLEKHPNVLSGGQRQRLCIARALAMKPEVLLLDEPTANIDVINAKKIEETLRELKNEMTIIMVTHNPNQALRIGDYINVMFDGKMIESGPVGDIVLKTRNELAIKLLSEGW; from the coding sequence GTGAGGTGCCATATACGTTCCATAGACTTCCGCTTGTGGATAAACAACGTGGAGATCCTCAAAGGAGTCGAGTTCTGCGCACCCAAGAACTCGATCTCCGTTATAGTCGGGCCGAGTGGCTCGGGTAAGTCGACGTTCCTTAAGAGCATAAACAGGATAGTCGAGCTTAATACCAACGTGAGATGGCAGGGAGACATACTCCTGAACGGTGTAAGCCTCTTCGACATGGACCCCGTGGAAGTGAGGAGGCGTATAGCCATGGTGTTCCAGACACCCAACCCGTTCCCCCACTTGACCGTCTTTGAAAACGTGGCACTCCCGGCAAAGGTCAACGGCGTGGCCAAGGACAAGGGGGCTTTAAGAGAGCTGGTTAAGTGGGCCCTGGAGAAAGCCATGTTGTGGGACGAGGTGAAAGACAAACTCGAGAAGCACCCCAACGTGTTGAGCGGGGGCCAGAGACAGAGGCTGTGTATAGCGAGGGCTCTCGCGATGAAGCCAGAGGTGCTACTTCTAGACGAGCCCACGGCGAACATCGACGTTATAAACGCGAAGAAGATCGAGGAGACCCTCAGAGAACTGAAGAACGAGATGACGATCATCATGGTGACACACAACCCGAACCAGGCCCTCAGGATCGGGGACTACATAAACGTCATGTTCGACGGCAAGATGATCGAGAGCGGGCCCGTGGGTGATATCGTCTTGAAGACCAGGAACGAGCTCGCCATAAAGCTCTTGAGCGAGGGGTGGTGA
- a CDS encoding PstA family ABC transporter permease has translation MSRRRSLKVALVKASILASALMSLSLILLVHIVVIMYGLPLALLNGLSLLYATPPLPNQEAPVGGVGPSLVGTLVSSGIAVALATPVALIAAFTMVEYKGRKFVDFLRVVFTSLYGLPTITISVIVYSLLVIPMRTQSLLAGSLSLTLVALPVEISYLEGVFSSIPQTYREAGYAIGLTRWLVLRRVLIGIGKSGVASTVALTLARVMGETAPLLFTIGNAMNTYPSSLYSLLQPSSTITTLIFTLSSSPFPSQFQFAWAASLVLYVVYTALFALSRMVRGVEL, from the coding sequence GTGAGTAGAAGGCGGTCTCTCAAGGTCGCTCTCGTCAAGGCCTCCATACTGGCCTCCGCACTCATGTCCCTGTCCCTCATACTCTTAGTACATATCGTAGTAATCATGTACGGCCTCCCACTAGCACTACTCAACGGGCTGAGCCTGCTCTACGCTACTCCACCCCTCCCCAACCAAGAAGCCCCGGTCGGGGGTGTGGGTCCCAGCCTAGTAGGGACTCTCGTGTCATCGGGTATCGCCGTCGCGTTAGCGACCCCCGTGGCCCTCATTGCCGCGTTCACTATGGTCGAGTACAAGGGGAGGAAGTTCGTCGACTTCTTGAGAGTGGTCTTCACGAGCCTGTATGGGCTGCCGACGATCACGATTTCTGTCATAGTGTACAGCCTACTAGTCATACCAATGAGGACACAGAGCCTCTTGGCCGGCTCCCTTTCACTGACTCTAGTGGCGCTCCCGGTTGAGATATCGTACCTAGAGGGCGTCTTTTCGAGTATTCCCCAGACTTACCGGGAGGCCGGCTACGCGATCGGGCTCACGAGGTGGTTGGTATTGAGGAGAGTACTGATAGGGATCGGGAAGTCGGGGGTGGCATCCACTGTGGCACTGACCCTGGCGAGGGTGATGGGGGAGACAGCACCGCTCCTCTTCACGATAGGCAACGCTATGAACACCTACCCCTCATCGCTCTACAGCCTACTCCAGCCGTCGTCCACTATCACGACGCTAATTTTCACTCTCTCGAGCTCCCCGTTCCCCTCACAGTTCCAGTTCGCATGGGCCGCGTCATTAGTCCTCTACGTCGTATACACTGCTCTATTCGCGTTGTCTCGGATGGTGAGGGGTGTGGAGCTGTGA
- a CDS encoding PstC family ABC transporter permease produces MKIRVFSGDKFVYLAGLNLAILVVLFVLVVYVLAVKSAPSISSLGVGLLGSVWNTDEGRFGLLAPLLGSVLVTVYSVPLILVFSIPLVVFAEEYLRGLAGKLVNLVIDLSAGLPTVIYAYIGLAFMSNVLKDFLEKPLHELLGFIPLFACRPLTGQNLMTATVILSISAVPYMAALVRESLRMIPKTYVEASYSIGLYKEEVILMKLSMVRPAIVSALLLSSSRVLTETTIVSLVAGNQYVITPCALSPVSTIPSLIVNNFGYSVMYPLLDSVLFASSLILFVLSLLLNAAGLYLNKRFRVVVSE; encoded by the coding sequence ATGAAGATAAGAGTTTTTTCAGGTGACAAATTCGTTTACCTGGCGGGTTTGAACCTGGCAATTCTCGTCGTGTTGTTCGTTTTGGTCGTGTATGTTTTAGCCGTTAAGTCAGCACCGTCGATCTCCTCGCTTGGGGTAGGCCTGTTAGGCTCCGTGTGGAACACGGACGAGGGTAGGTTCGGTCTCCTCGCACCCCTCCTGGGTTCTGTTCTCGTGACTGTTTACTCGGTACCCCTAATTCTCGTGTTTTCCATACCCTTAGTGGTCTTCGCAGAGGAGTACCTCAGGGGTTTAGCAGGCAAACTAGTCAACCTCGTGATCGACCTGTCTGCGGGCCTCCCCACGGTGATCTACGCGTACATAGGCCTAGCTTTCATGTCCAACGTATTGAAGGACTTCTTGGAGAAGCCCTTGCACGAGCTACTCGGCTTCATTCCCCTGTTCGCCTGTAGGCCCCTGACAGGCCAGAACCTCATGACAGCCACCGTGATCCTCTCGATCTCCGCAGTCCCGTACATGGCCGCCCTGGTCAGAGAGTCTCTTAGGATGATACCAAAGACCTACGTAGAGGCGTCCTACAGCATAGGGCTCTACAAGGAGGAGGTTATACTGATGAAGCTGTCAATGGTAAGACCGGCAATAGTCTCAGCCCTACTACTATCGTCCAGCAGGGTCCTGACCGAGACTACTATAGTTTCACTAGTCGCGGGCAACCAGTACGTGATAACCCCCTGCGCCCTCTCGCCGGTGTCGACCATCCCCTCGCTCATAGTGAACAACTTCGGCTACTCCGTCATGTACCCCCTACTCGACAGCGTGTTGTTTGCCTCCTCCCTGATACTCTTCGTTTTATCCCTGTTGTTGAATGCAGCTGGTCTCTACCTCAACAAGAGGTTCAGGGTGGTGGTAAGTGAGTAG
- the pstS gene encoding phosphate ABC transporter substrate-binding protein PstS, with protein MPILVIAIIVLGVAWYYMAGRTYPGAPQTSQTSPSPTYTSPTPTSPPLNVVLNGGGSTLQAPLVQYWARLFQEETGVQVNYQGVGSGAGISMFLAGTTDFAGSDVPLPHDVYKNYEGRVLQLPITVGVVVVVYNLPELPKEVHLNITGCLLAEILGGNVTRWDDPAIKSLNPAVADKLPDKDIVVVYRSDKSGTTNILTTYLSRSCPSLWPSNLVGLSMPTFVTESSRAIGAKGSDGLTLAVKNNPYTIGYVEVQYALSSGLQYAALQNREGFFVLPTPNGVSAAVESVIDKLPSSVRADWSQSSSEVIYAPGNNSYPLVTFTYQLFWTSYSDKSKQEAVNLWIRFVLTKGQEKTIEGFHPLPQRLVSELLNSLTQGA; from the coding sequence TTGCCTATACTTGTTATCGCCATTATCGTATTGGGTGTAGCCTGGTACTACATGGCGGGTAGGACGTATCCGGGAGCACCGCAGACCAGTCAAACATCTCCTTCGCCCACGTACACGTCTCCGACCCCGACCTCTCCCCCTCTGAACGTCGTACTCAACGGTGGGGGCTCTACGCTTCAGGCGCCGCTAGTCCAGTACTGGGCTAGACTTTTCCAGGAGGAGACGGGTGTCCAGGTGAACTACCAGGGTGTCGGCAGTGGTGCTGGGATCAGCATGTTCTTGGCTGGGACAACCGACTTCGCGGGAAGCGACGTACCCCTCCCGCACGACGTCTACAAGAACTACGAGGGTAGAGTCCTACAGCTCCCGATCACAGTAGGTGTAGTCGTCGTGGTCTACAACCTCCCGGAGCTACCTAAAGAGGTCCACCTGAACATCACTGGGTGCCTACTAGCCGAGATCCTTGGAGGCAACGTGACGAGGTGGGACGACCCGGCTATCAAGAGCCTTAACCCAGCTGTAGCCGACAAGCTCCCCGATAAGGATATCGTTGTCGTGTATAGGAGCGACAAGAGTGGGACAACCAATATCCTGACCACGTATCTCTCGCGGTCCTGTCCCTCACTGTGGCCCAGTAACCTCGTGGGTTTGTCTATGCCTACCTTCGTCACCGAGTCCAGCAGGGCTATCGGGGCGAAGGGTAGCGACGGCCTCACTCTCGCGGTGAAAAACAACCCGTACACGATTGGCTACGTGGAGGTCCAGTACGCCCTGTCCTCGGGACTACAGTACGCCGCATTACAGAATAGAGAGGGCTTCTTCGTCCTGCCCACCCCTAATGGCGTATCAGCCGCCGTGGAGAGCGTAATCGACAAGCTCCCCTCATCTGTCAGAGCGGACTGGAGCCAGTCCTCTAGCGAGGTGATCTACGCGCCTGGCAACAACTCCTACCCATTAGTTACCTTCACCTACCAGTTGTTCTGGACGTCCTACTCCGACAAGAGCAAGCAGGAGGCAGTCAACCTGTGGATACGCTTCGTACTCACGAAGGGACAGGAGAAAACGATCGAGGGGTTCCACCCGCTCCCCCAGAGGCTCGTTAGCGAGCTATTGAACAGCCTCACACAGGGTGCTTGA
- a CDS encoding phosphate signaling complex PhoU family protein yields the protein MFKRRIQVMSGSTYMVSLPKDWARLHNLKQHDEVVIEILPDLSLKISPVQSRRSFEKSYTFYLSGLRAYDMIQLVSAYLAGYDEVKINCGRCSADYARSVVRELINKTIGLEIVETSQFEYVVKNVAGDFSIGVDEIILRVFRILKMMLQDLSNALAKEAGRDVYREIAERDSLVDKLTLYGLRVFNKVFMGEILPKDVGFKSFAEVNVYYNILRNLERTVDHVAILARDLGDLDGRLDERVREATLNHINTLADFCDKVMNLYASKSGKDFSSLLNVEYENVKKAEETSRRMIASNPNYFFIYDNLYRVRGYLLDIVELVSDIKYLTQRLQFEEG from the coding sequence TTGTTCAAGAGAAGAATACAGGTGATGAGCGGCTCTACCTACATGGTATCGCTACCCAAGGACTGGGCTAGGCTACACAACCTCAAGCAACACGACGAGGTTGTCATTGAGATACTGCCAGACTTGAGCTTGAAGATCAGCCCAGTGCAGTCTAGGAGGAGCTTTGAAAAGTCCTACACCTTCTACTTGAGCGGCCTCCGCGCCTACGACATGATACAACTGGTATCAGCCTACCTCGCGGGTTACGACGAAGTAAAGATCAACTGCGGCAGGTGCTCAGCCGACTACGCGAGGAGTGTGGTAAGAGAGCTTATCAACAAGACGATCGGGTTAGAGATAGTCGAGACGAGCCAGTTCGAGTACGTGGTCAAGAACGTGGCGGGAGACTTCAGCATAGGCGTCGACGAGATAATCCTAAGAGTCTTCAGAATACTGAAGATGATGCTCCAAGACCTCTCCAACGCGCTCGCCAAAGAAGCGGGGAGAGACGTCTACCGGGAGATCGCCGAGAGAGACAGCTTAGTAGACAAGCTGACCCTCTACGGGCTGAGGGTGTTCAACAAGGTGTTCATGGGCGAGATCTTGCCGAAGGACGTCGGGTTCAAGTCGTTTGCGGAGGTGAACGTGTACTACAACATCCTAAGAAACCTCGAGAGGACTGTAGACCACGTCGCTATCCTTGCGAGAGACCTGGGCGACCTCGACGGCAGGCTAGACGAGAGGGTGAGGGAGGCGACACTGAACCACATCAACACGCTCGCAGACTTCTGCGACAAGGTTATGAACCTCTACGCCTCCAAGAGCGGGAAGGACTTCTCCAGCCTGTTGAACGTGGAGTACGAGAACGTGAAGAAGGCAGAGGAGACTAGCCGGCGCATGATCGCCTCTAACCCGAACTACTTCTTTATCTACGATAACCTCTACAGGGTCAGGGGCTACCTCTTGGACATAGTGGAGCTCGTGAGCGACATAAAGTACCTGACTCAACGCCTACAGTTTGAAGAAGGCTAG
- a CDS encoding polyprenol monophosphomannose synthase: MKVSIIVPTYNERDNIPELLRRIDGAMRPHGWDYEVVIVDDNSPDGTAELARQLSGLYPVKVVERPGRLGLASAVVEGVKHADGDFVVVMDADLQHPPEVIPLIVEKLSRCDVVVASRYVEGGGVSGFPWYRRLMSRGAAVIAWLLLPESRKTSDPMSGFFGFKRRVIGDFDTVEPRGYKVLLDLLRRARQARVCDQPYVFVSREKGESKLGLRVVLAHIRHILKLAFFKL; this comes from the coding sequence ATGAAGGTTTCGATCATAGTCCCCACGTACAACGAGAGAGACAACATACCGGAGCTCCTGAGAAGGATCGACGGGGCGATGAGGCCTCACGGGTGGGATTACGAGGTCGTAATTGTAGACGACAACTCGCCTGACGGCACGGCGGAGCTTGCCCGGCAGCTCAGCGGCCTCTACCCGGTCAAGGTCGTGGAGAGGCCCGGGAGGCTGGGGCTCGCCTCCGCGGTCGTCGAGGGGGTGAAGCACGCGGACGGGGACTTCGTCGTCGTCATGGACGCTGACCTGCAGCACCCACCCGAGGTGATACCTCTGATCGTCGAGAAGCTCTCCCGGTGCGACGTCGTAGTAGCGTCGAGGTACGTGGAGGGAGGAGGCGTTTCGGGCTTCCCGTGGTACAGAAGGTTGATGTCCAGAGGCGCTGCTGTTATCGCCTGGCTACTCTTACCCGAGTCGCGCAAGACAAGCGACCCGATGTCGGGTTTCTTCGGGTTTAAAAGACGAGTGATCGGGGACTTTGACACGGTTGAGCCGAGGGGCTACAAGGTTCTCCTGGATCTACTGCGGAGGGCCCGGCAAGCGAGGGTGTGCGACCAGCCCTACGTGTTCGTTTCGAGAGAGAAGGGGGAGTCTAAGCTAGGCCTCAGAGTGGTCTTGGCGCATATCCGCCATATCTTGAAGCTAGCCTTCTTCAAACTGTAG